The following proteins are encoded in a genomic region of Phycisphaerales bacterium:
- a CDS encoding VOC family protein: MRIKLESVPVSDQDHALRFYTEKLGFVKKQDIPMGGEARFLTVVSPEDADEASPTELMLEPAGEHPATKAYKAALVAEGIPITAFEVDDCKAEYERLKKLGVAFRGEPAEMAGTIMATLDDTCGNLVMIYQKSST; this comes from the coding sequence ATGCGCATCAAGCTCGAGAGCGTCCCGGTCAGCGACCAGGACCACGCCCTGCGGTTCTACACGGAAAAGCTCGGCTTCGTCAAGAAGCAGGACATCCCGATGGGCGGCGAGGCCCGCTTCCTCACCGTCGTCAGCCCCGAGGATGCCGACGAGGCGAGCCCCACCGAACTCATGCTCGAACCCGCCGGCGAGCACCCGGCAACCAAGGCCTACAAGGCCGCGCTGGTCGCCGAGGGCATCCCCATCACCGCCTTCGAGGTCGACGACTGCAAGGCCGAGTACGAGCGCCTGAAGAAGCTGGGCGTTGCGTTCAGGGGCGAGCCGGCGGAGATGGCCGGCACGATCATGGCGACCCTTGACGACACGTGCGGGAACCTGGTGATGATCTACCAGAAGAGTTCAACTTGA
- a CDS encoding pentapeptide repeat-containing protein, translating to MFRQEVVLAICVSLAVFLSGCVATTGHSASAWQAAADPDLSVREMLRRPNTMTWVRAHEVGAKRRVTESIRFGGLEHPADIIFNDCVFTEPVEFISCQLGRVYFRNCEFKQGVSFHGTTFSDRVGFEYCEVRWPEANNADANLDEAISGLDLRSCSINGNLTIFALLNEGFLDLTNLRTSGYVQIRGVSLNTRQLSGSSDATRDHTHTGPILASGAEIGGQLVITGVVVRKSPAHHQALGASPSESLEGQTVVLDDISVGTEIRLGPLTVEGSLSMLWFECGTARLQSVRILGVTNRDKVMHRIRSRDLTLLLPANPGRESASLAMTNGSIDGDLRIENCLVEGHCIILANQVGGDLTIGVVPRADRPMIDLRTLQANIANIPTGNGFSSDQVRDFVGGTLSAFGNRVSGAMVMRNTDVEGGVHAPVNTAQRMSIEGIRVARGVNISNARLDRDFFIRDAVIGRNGDGHSLNMTRANAFEANIMKVDAAGAVLLQDASLELLQVNPDGNNSSTAIALKCTTLDASNADIGEARLAAIQAKEIVLRRAKLGTLIGLKLSRVEALIAPQLLADDVLLGSGLPDSVQLQQAIIGVRLTVLDSTKPEEEQALTITLDGARVSGPVDLKLNRSRETRISMASAALEDRVRLDAMPQADCDEPPSRWIVELTDGQFANDVTISGATLGLVDLTDMRLEGRLRVRRGTLGSIVANGIRGQGVIDLSKQDFDEFKMEGGRAGELFLPGGEASGAIEIRRSNASLLEWALPPGGDSAINLVDSSFGRIAIVNSSHDRERFMPLLERMPKDERMRDNYRTVEQALRRDGLVPESHSVYLAHEERKDHAWWHPILAFYGYGTALGRMFWTLIFMFFGLFLVFNLSRDAAENKESLDTDTRGKSRMPWLVADRAFLAIRHVVPPVSLVGRELRASDRPLMAMWKKDWQRSDSNWFSRQFTFDLLAKTVTVFSWILWPFVIAAIFDLSPSGLYR from the coding sequence ATGTTCCGACAAGAGGTGGTCCTAGCCATCTGCGTGTCGCTCGCAGTCTTTCTCTCCGGCTGCGTTGCCACTACGGGACATTCAGCCTCGGCATGGCAGGCCGCCGCGGATCCCGACTTGAGCGTCCGGGAAATGCTGAGGCGGCCCAACACGATGACCTGGGTCCGAGCCCACGAGGTGGGAGCCAAGCGCCGCGTGACGGAATCCATCAGGTTTGGCGGCTTGGAGCACCCCGCTGACATCATCTTCAATGACTGTGTCTTCACCGAGCCTGTCGAGTTCATATCGTGCCAACTCGGCCGCGTGTACTTCCGCAACTGCGAGTTCAAGCAGGGCGTCTCGTTCCATGGCACAACGTTCTCCGATCGCGTCGGGTTCGAGTACTGCGAGGTGCGATGGCCGGAGGCAAACAACGCCGACGCCAATCTGGACGAGGCTATCTCTGGCCTCGACCTCCGCTCGTGCTCGATCAACGGGAACCTGACGATCTTCGCCCTGCTCAATGAGGGCTTTCTTGACCTTACCAATCTACGCACGTCAGGCTATGTCCAGATACGAGGCGTCTCGCTGAATACGCGCCAATTGAGCGGCTCATCGGACGCGACACGCGACCACACGCACACCGGACCAATCCTGGCCTCCGGTGCCGAGATCGGCGGACAGTTGGTGATCACTGGGGTTGTCGTCCGCAAATCGCCGGCGCACCATCAAGCTCTTGGAGCCAGCCCTTCGGAATCGCTCGAAGGCCAGACTGTTGTGCTCGACGACATTAGCGTCGGGACCGAGATCCGTCTCGGGCCACTTACCGTCGAGGGTTCGCTCTCGATGTTGTGGTTTGAGTGCGGAACGGCGCGTCTGCAAAGCGTCCGCATCCTGGGTGTAACCAACCGTGACAAGGTGATGCATCGGATCCGCAGCCGCGATCTGACTTTATTGCTCCCGGCGAACCCGGGCCGGGAGTCCGCCTCGCTAGCGATGACGAACGGTTCGATCGACGGCGACCTCAGGATCGAGAACTGCTTGGTGGAGGGCCATTGCATAATCCTCGCGAACCAGGTTGGAGGTGATCTGACCATCGGCGTTGTCCCGAGGGCCGATCGCCCCATGATCGACCTGCGCACTCTGCAGGCCAATATCGCGAACATTCCCACGGGCAACGGCTTTAGCTCTGATCAAGTGCGCGACTTTGTGGGAGGCACGCTTAGCGCCTTTGGGAATCGCGTGAGCGGCGCAATGGTGATGCGCAACACTGATGTTGAGGGGGGAGTCCACGCGCCCGTGAACACGGCCCAGCGGATGTCCATAGAAGGGATCCGAGTGGCGCGCGGCGTCAACATCAGCAATGCTCGGTTGGATCGAGACTTCTTCATCCGTGACGCGGTGATCGGAAGGAACGGAGACGGGCATAGCCTCAACATGACCCGGGCGAACGCGTTCGAGGCAAACATCATGAAGGTAGACGCAGCGGGCGCTGTGCTGCTGCAAGACGCATCCCTTGAACTCTTGCAGGTCAATCCCGACGGCAACAACTCTTCTACAGCCATCGCACTGAAGTGCACCACTCTGGATGCAAGCAACGCGGACATCGGAGAAGCCAGGCTCGCGGCGATCCAAGCGAAAGAGATCGTGCTGCGACGTGCGAAGCTCGGCACACTCATTGGCCTCAAGCTGTCGAGAGTTGAAGCACTGATCGCACCCCAACTGCTGGCAGACGATGTCTTGTTGGGATCCGGGCTTCCCGATTCGGTGCAACTGCAGCAAGCAATCATCGGTGTTCGCTTAACAGTGTTGGACTCGACGAAGCCCGAGGAAGAACAGGCCCTCACCATCACCTTGGATGGGGCACGCGTATCGGGCCCGGTCGATCTGAAGCTCAATCGCTCACGCGAGACGCGCATCAGCATGGCTTCAGCGGCGCTCGAAGATCGGGTGCGACTCGACGCCATGCCTCAGGCCGATTGCGACGAGCCACCGAGCCGCTGGATCGTCGAGCTCACGGACGGGCAGTTCGCGAACGACGTGACCATATCGGGTGCCACACTTGGCCTCGTCGACTTGACCGACATGCGACTGGAAGGTCGGCTGCGCGTCCGGCGAGGGACTCTTGGTTCGATCGTTGCAAATGGCATTCGCGGCCAGGGCGTCATCGATCTCTCCAAACAAGATTTCGACGAGTTCAAGATGGAGGGCGGAAGGGCCGGCGAATTGTTCCTCCCCGGTGGAGAGGCGAGCGGCGCGATCGAGATCCGGCGATCGAACGCGTCGCTCCTGGAATGGGCGTTGCCCCCTGGTGGCGATAGTGCGATCAACCTCGTCGACAGCTCCTTCGGCCGGATCGCGATCGTCAACAGCTCCCACGACAGGGAGCGGTTCATGCCATTGCTCGAGCGCATGCCCAAGGACGAGCGCATGCGCGACAACTACAGGACCGTCGAGCAAGCGCTTCGGCGCGACGGACTCGTGCCAGAATCTCACAGCGTGTACCTGGCGCACGAGGAGAGGAAGGACCACGCGTGGTGGCACCCGATCCTCGCCTTCTATGGGTATGGCACAGCATTGGGGAGGATGTTTTGGACGCTTATCTTCATGTTCTTCGGCCTCTTTCTAGTCTTCAATCTTTCGCGCGACGCGGCCGAGAATAAGGAGTCTCTTGACACTGACACCCGAGGCAAGAGTCGCATGCCATGGCTAGTGGCCGACCGGGCCTTCCTCGCGATACGACATGTTGTGCCACCGGTTTCGCTCGTTGGCCGTGAATTGCGGGCTAGCGACCGGCCATTGATGGCGATGTGGAAGAAAGACTGGCAACGAAGCGACTCAAATTGGTTCAGCCGTCAATTCACCTTTGACTTGCTCGCGAAGACCGTGACCGTGTTTAGTTGGATCCTCTGGCCCTTCGTCATTGCGGCGATCTTCGACTTGTCGCCGTCGGGCCTCTATCGATAG
- a CDS encoding formate/nitrite transporter family protein yields the protein MRTFLSRACASGGFLGPPRACVSCAKKVSCARGHPSAPWIAHRIARRIARKGCRIADPPDQDGRTGPTPDTAPDTIRQTRRSSEDRDYQPVILKRTDIALRHPDDTLQLAIEEGVEQADRRWLSLLLSSIGAGGTMAFTALAVGVLATATESVQPAMLRTVLVALVYPLGFVLCLMSGTQLFTEHTALAVYPVLDKRLRARALGRLWGTVLLGNMLGCLLGALLLAAAEGVTGAAPGYAWAAEHFLKPTAAATLASAVLAGWLMALGGWLVLSTPPGPATVLLIYFVTFLIGLGGLHHSIAGTAEVLAAAFTGADLSLGHAVGSLAIAIVGNLLGGSIFVALLNYGSIRHTRKGEDGDASRP from the coding sequence ATGCGAACCTTCCTTTCTCGGGCGTGTGCCTCCGGAGGCTTCCTAGGGCCACCGCGGGCGTGCGTTTCCTGCGCGAAGAAAGTTTCATGCGCGCGCGGGCATCCCAGCGCGCCTTGGATTGCCCATCGGATTGCCCGCCGGATTGCCCGAAAGGGGTGCCGCATCGCCGACCCACCTGATCAAGACGGCCGAACTGGCCCCACCCCCGACACCGCCCCCGACACGATCCGCCAGACGCGGCGCTCCAGCGAGGACCGCGACTACCAGCCGGTCATCCTCAAGCGCACCGACATCGCCCTGCGCCACCCCGACGACACGCTGCAACTGGCCATCGAGGAAGGCGTCGAGCAGGCCGACCGCCGCTGGCTCTCGCTCTTGCTGTCCTCGATCGGCGCGGGCGGCACCATGGCCTTCACCGCCCTGGCCGTGGGCGTGCTGGCGACCGCCACCGAATCGGTCCAGCCCGCGATGCTGCGCACCGTGCTGGTCGCGCTGGTCTACCCGCTGGGCTTCGTCCTGTGCCTCATGAGCGGCACGCAGCTCTTCACCGAGCACACGGCCCTGGCGGTCTACCCCGTGCTCGACAAGCGGCTGCGGGCCCGCGCCCTCGGCCGCCTGTGGGGCACGGTGCTGCTGGGCAACATGCTCGGCTGCCTGCTGGGGGCGCTGCTGCTGGCCGCGGCCGAGGGCGTGACCGGCGCCGCCCCGGGCTACGCGTGGGCGGCCGAGCATTTCCTGAAGCCCACCGCGGCCGCGACGCTGGCCAGCGCGGTACTGGCGGGCTGGCTCATGGCCCTGGGCGGCTGGCTGGTGCTCAGCACGCCACCCGGTCCGGCGACCGTGCTGCTGATCTACTTCGTCACGTTCCTCATCGGCCTGGGCGGGCTGCACCACTCGATCGCGGGCACGGCCGAGGTGCTGGCCGCCGCGTTCACCGGCGCCGACCTCTCGCTCGGCCACGCCGTGGGCTCGCTGGCCATCGCCATCGTGGGCAACCTCCTGGGCGGGTCGATCTTCGTGGCCCTGCTGAACTACGGCTCGATCCGCCACACGCGCAAGGGCGAGGACGGCGACGCATCGAGGCCCTAG
- a CDS encoding NAD(P)H-binding protein, with the protein MRTLVIGANGDTGFKVVQQLKAGGRHEPVAMIRDEGQQPRFAGAGVETVMGDLLHPIDDAMQGCEAVVFAAGSGGKTGKDMTVLIDQLGAIRAAVAALNAGAKRFVLLSGLNTDRDATQDPIPHWRRAKGRADDFVRTMPEAFDGKGLNYTIVCPGALHDDDEEPTGVKLVSPDGKGLSKPRTSRANTAAVMVASLDEDAATRQTIGVIDGDAQAGAAVRNWKG; encoded by the coding sequence ATGCGCACGCTCGTCATCGGGGCCAACGGGGATACGGGGTTCAAGGTTGTTCAGCAGCTCAAGGCCGGCGGACGGCACGAGCCGGTGGCGATGATCCGCGACGAGGGCCAGCAGCCCCGCTTCGCCGGGGCGGGCGTCGAGACCGTCATGGGCGACCTGCTGCATCCGATCGATGACGCGATGCAGGGCTGCGAGGCGGTCGTCTTTGCCGCGGGCTCGGGCGGCAAGACCGGCAAGGACATGACGGTGCTGATCGACCAGCTGGGCGCCATCCGCGCGGCCGTGGCGGCGCTCAATGCGGGCGCGAAGCGCTTCGTGCTGCTCAGCGGCCTGAACACCGACCGCGACGCGACGCAGGACCCCATCCCGCACTGGCGGCGGGCCAAGGGCCGGGCCGACGACTTCGTGCGCACGATGCCCGAGGCCTTCGATGGCAAGGGCCTCAACTACACCATCGTCTGCCCGGGCGCGCTGCACGACGACGACGAGGAGCCCACGGGCGTCAAGCTCGTCTCACCCGACGGCAAGGGCCTGAGCAAGCCGCGCACCAGCCGGGCCAACACGGCGGCGGTGATGGTGGCCAGCCTGGACGAGGACGCGGCCACGCGGCAGACCATCGGGGTGATCGATGGGGATGCGCAGGCGGGTGCGGCGGTCAGGAACTGGAAGGGCTGA
- a CDS encoding SDR family oxidoreductase, whose amino-acid sequence MSGNRPVALITGGARRVGAAIATEFARRGLDLLITYNTSGDEAGTLSKKLERDHGVRVKTFACDLADPDAAARACTDAVRDAGRLDVLVHNASAYFPTPLDGDLDWATTQRLYAINAASPLLITAALADRLRASALPGGGAVVAMADIHAMGRPRKDFAAYSMSKAALTELVRTLARALAPGARANAVAPGVVAWPESGYESDEDAQQAYLKRVPLHRAGTPEDAAKLVAALALDHTYVNGEVIRLDGGRWLA is encoded by the coding sequence ATGAGCGGTAACCGACCCGTCGCCCTCATCACCGGCGGCGCCAGGCGCGTGGGCGCGGCCATCGCCACCGAGTTCGCCCGCCGCGGACTCGATCTCTTGATCACCTACAACACCAGCGGCGACGAGGCGGGCACGCTCTCGAAGAAGCTCGAGCGCGACCACGGCGTGCGCGTAAAGACCTTCGCGTGCGACCTGGCCGATCCCGATGCCGCGGCCAGGGCGTGCACCGACGCGGTGCGCGATGCCGGCCGGCTCGACGTGCTGGTCCACAACGCCTCGGCCTACTTCCCAACGCCCCTGGACGGCGACCTCGACTGGGCCACCACGCAGCGGCTCTACGCGATCAACGCCGCCAGCCCGCTGCTGATCACCGCCGCGCTGGCCGACCGGCTGCGCGCCTCGGCGCTGCCCGGGGGCGGGGCCGTCGTCGCGATGGCCGACATCCACGCCATGGGCCGCCCACGGAAGGACTTCGCGGCCTACAGCATGTCCAAGGCCGCCCTGACCGAGCTTGTCCGCACCCTCGCCCGCGCTTTGGCGCCAGGGGCACGCGCCAACGCCGTCGCCCCGGGCGTCGTCGCCTGGCCCGAGAGCGGCTACGAGAGCGACGAAGACGCCCAGCAGGCCTACCTCAAGCGCGTCCCCCTCCACCGCGCCGGCACGCCCGAAGACGCCGCGAAGCTCGTCGCCGCGCTGGCGTTGGACCACACCTACGTCAACGGCGAGGTCATCCGCCTCGATGGCGGCCGCTGGCTGGCCTGA